The Lycium barbarum isolate Lr01 chromosome 12, ASM1917538v2, whole genome shotgun sequence genome includes a region encoding these proteins:
- the LOC132621233 gene encoding choline-phosphate cytidylyltransferase 1-like has translation MENGGEDPQLEIVEAPPPPQPQRRLKAIPPNPPPTDRPARVYADGIYDLFHFGHARALEQAKKLLPNTHLLVGCSNDETTHKFKGKTVMNEKERYESLRHCRWVDEVIPDAPWVVTPEFIEKHRIDYVAHDALPYADATGAGRDVYEYVKSIGKFLETKRTDGISTSDLIMRIVKDYNEYVMRNLDRGYSRTDLGLSFVKEKRLRVNRGLKKLHERVKKQQEKVEEKIQTVAKHRNIWVENADRMVAGFLEMFEEGCHKMGTVIRDRIQEQMRTKSIKGLLYDKEEDDDEYDYYFGSSDDDEEYYDGEDED, from the exons atggaGAATGGTGGGGAAGATCCACAATTAGAGATAGTAGAAGCACCACCACCACCACAGCCACAGCGAAGGTTGAAAGCGATCCCACCAAATCCACCGCCAACAGATCGACCCGCACGTGTATATGCAGATGGCATCTACGATCTCTTCCACTTCGGTCATGCTCGTGCCCTTGAACAAGCTAAAAAACT ATTGCCCAACACTCATCTTCTTGTTGGATGTTCCAATGATGAAACCACCCACAAATTCAAGGGAAAAACTGTTATGAATGAAAAGGAGCGCTATGAATCTCTGCGCCACTGCAG ATGGGTTGACGAAGTTATTCCAGATGCGCCTTGGGTTGTTACCCCGGAGTTCATTGAGAAACATCGGATTGACTATGTGGCACATGACGCTCTTCC TTATGCAGATGCAACTGGAGCTGGACGTGATGTTTACGAGTAT GTTAAGTCCATTGGCAAGTTTTTGGAGACCAAGAGGACGGATGGAATATCTACTTCAGATTTGATAATGAGGATTGTAAAAGATTACAATGAATATGTGATGCGCAATTTGGACCGAGGTTATTCAAGAACGGATCTTGGTCTGAGCTTCGTGAAG GAAAAAAGGTTGAGAGTGAACAGGGGTTTGAAAAAGTTGCATGAGAGAGTAAAGAAACAACAAGAGAAAGTGGAAGAGAAG ATACAAACAGTAGCAAAGCATCGAAATATTTGGGTGGAAAATGCTGATAGAATGGTTGCTGGTTTCCTTGAGATGTTCGAAGAGGGTTGCCACAAAATG GGGACTGTCATAAGAGACCGAATTCAAGAACAGATGAGGACCAAGAGTATAAAAGGGCTTCTATATGACAAAGAAGAGGATGACGATGAATATGACTACTATTTTGGCAGcagtgatgatgatgaagaatACTATGATGGTGAAGATGAAGACTAG
- the LOC132624832 gene encoding polygalacturonase QRT3 translates to MMQPFSCLAFLFFLLSYFVVKETNGSLRQLKLYEFQKGLEEKHLHSSSFIYSSSPPPSPEPSVPTSNAKKSEGRVIYPIGYGADPTGTSDSSEAIKEALDDALKLQNGLALLPGISDLGGVSIDFQGGNYRINSPIVFPPGIGNIVVKGGTLRASATFPGDRHLIELSSQDSPKLDKNYTSHHSDIFDRRDQNIAIRYEGITFRDILFDSGYRGGGLYVVDSARIRITSCFFIHFSTEGVLVQRGHETFISNTFMGQHPTVGGDSGEKDFSGVAINLASNDNAITDVTIFSSAIGIVLRGEANIVTGVHCYNKATYFGGVGILVKASQNRIDNCYLDYNSIVIEDPFLVHISNGYFLGEGNIVLKAINGRIFGLNVINNMFNGNPSKMTPILNLDGEFTDIDQVLIDQNNVNGMSLKSTAGKLTVAGNGTRWVADFSSLLVFPNQINHVQYSFFLRGGVVGFPAHAVTNVSSNVVVIESDKQVDGVVSVIVDQHNIVGEKNFLM, encoded by the exons ATGATGCAGCCATTTTCTTGTTTAGCATTCTTATTTTTTCTACTTAGTTATTTTGTAGTAAAAGAGACAAATGGATCTCTTAGACAATTGAAGCTTTATGAATTTCAAAAAGGACTTGAAGAAAAACATCTCCATTCTTCCTCTTTCATCTATTCATCATCACCTCCACCATCTCCAGAACCTTCTGTTCCCACTTCCAATGCCAAAAAG AGTGAAGGAAGGGTTATTTATCCAATAGGGTACGGTGCAGATCCAACAGGGACAAGTGATAGCAGTGAAGCCATAAAGGAGGCTCTTGATGATGCCTTGAAATTGCAAAATGGACTTGCATTGCTACCTGGTATTAGTGATCTTGGTGGTGTCAGTATTGATTTCCAAGGTGGAAATTACAGAATCAACAGCCCTATTGTATTTCCTCCTGGCATTGGCAATATTGTG GTAAAAGGCGGAACACTAAGAGCATCCGCCACATTTCCAGGGGATAGGCATCTAATTGAACTATCGTCACAAGATTCTCCCAAGCTTGATAAAAACTACACTTCCCACCATAGTGACATTTTTGATCGACGTGACCAAAACATCGCGATTCGCTACGAGGGCATTACGTTCCGTGACATCCTCTTCGACTCGGGCTATCGAGGAGGAGGCCTGTATGTTGTTGACTCAGCTAGAATTCGCATAACGAGTTGCTTTTTCATTCACTTTAGTACGGAAGGAGTACTCGTGCAGAGGGGGCACGAGACTTTTATATCGAACACTTTTATGGGCCAACATCCGACTGTTGGCGGTGATAGCGGTGAGAAGGATTTTTCAGGCGTAGCCATTAATCTTGCTAGCAATGACAATGCCATTACTGATGTTACTATTTTCTCATCAGCAATTGGGATTGTACTTAGGGGTGAGGCTAATATTGTCACAGGGGTGCATTGTTACAACAAGGCAACATATTTTGGTGGGGTTGGGATTTTAGTTAAAGCATCCCAAAATAGGATAGATAATTGTTACCTTGACTATAACTCTATAGTCATTGAGGACCCTTTTTTAGTTCACATCTCAAATGGGTATTTTCTTGGAGAGGGTAACATTGTTTTGAAAGCGATTAATGGCCGAATTTTTGGACTAAATGTCATTAACAACATGTTTAATGGGAACCCGTCAAAAATGACTCCAATTTTGAATTTGGATGGAGAGTTTACTGATATTGATCAAGTTCTTATTGATCAAAATAATGTGAATGGCATGAGCTTGAAGTCAACTGCTGGAAAATTGACTGTTGCTGGAAATGGGACAAGGTGGGTGGCTGATTTTTCATCACTTCTTGTGTTTCCTAATCAGATAAATCATGTACAATACTCCTTTTTTCTTAGAGGAGGGGTTGTTGGATTTCCCGCACATGCTGTAACAAATGTATCAAGTAATGTTGTGGTTATTGAGAGCGACAAACAAGTTGATGGAGTGGTGTCTGTTATTGTCGACCAACATAATATTGTGGGTGAAAAGAATTTTCTCATGTGA
- the LOC132622127 gene encoding RING-H2 finger protein ATL73-like — protein sequence MAKPLPPTQSPTNIDPKTPFLDQPQNNGSTLSFNMVVIIAALICALLCALGLNTMLQCVFQCTHRTISEPVEWVASKRVNTGLKKKDMVALPTSTYNANSSSSSISSTSSSSSCAICLLDFMDGERIRILPQCNHSFHVACIDKWLLSRSSCPTCRLHLKSSNCLPSLDIFTAL from the coding sequence ATGGCTAAACCCCTCCCTCCAACACAAAGCCCAACAAATATTGATCCCAAAACCCCTTTTCTTGATCAACCTCAAAACAATGGAAGTACACTAAGCTTCAACATGGTAGTGATAATTGCAGCTCTAATATGTGCTTTGCTTTGTGCTCTTGGCCTAAACACCATGTTACAATGTGTGTTTCAATGCACTCATAGGACTATCTCCGAGCCAGTTGAATGGGTAGCTTCAAAGAGAGTGAACACTGGGCTTAAGAAGAAAGATATGGTTGCTTTGCCAACATCTACTTATAACGCAaattcttcttcatcatcaatttcaagcacatcatcatcatcatcatgtgctATTTGCTTATTGGATTTCATGGATGGAGAGAGAATTAGGATTCTTCCTCAATGTAACCATTCTTTCCATGTTGCTTGTATTGATAAATGGCTACTCTCACGTTCTTCTTGCCCTACTTGTAGGCTTCATCTCAAGTCTAGTAATTGTTTGCCATCTTTAGACATTTTCACAGCTCTTTAA